A single genomic interval of Streptomyces showdoensis harbors:
- a CDS encoding beta-N-acetylhexosaminidase yields MRYSIRGPLRGPALVAAAVALATVAACSTGSGDGPPAASGTGTTATAPGTATTPPPSPTPTRTYPLSTAPRTIPAVGSHRAARGPGWKPGPDTGVVVAAKDEAALADEARLIAGELRVPYRGTAAARPGDVSLALGGQGSAESYTLAVQGGGVRITGPGQAGVFYGTRTLKQSVRSTGAIPEGVVEDAPAKPQRGLMVDIARKYFDAAWIEARVREMADLKLNQLGLHFSDDQGFRIASDSHPEVVSARHLSKAEVRRIVDLAASLHITVVPEIDSPGHLGAVIAAHPELQLVSATGRTPRGAVDISKPASARIVDELLREYTGLFPGAYWHLGGDEYVALMARNPEATYPQLARAATARYGASGRVQDLATGWLNDRAAVVRPTGKALRAWNDGFYPGGVAVAAQDLQVAYWTGKEIGARPPVAYLSAGRKVLNYNDEYLYYVLGQPNDFAYPTGRRIYEQWTPLVLRGTTPVPARYDPQILGGSFAVWCDLAGAQTQAQVADGIRMPLTATAQKLWDARRPALTWDRFKALAGQVR; encoded by the coding sequence ATGCGGTACTCCATACGAGGGCCCCTCCGGGGCCCCGCACTCGTGGCGGCCGCGGTGGCACTGGCCACCGTGGCGGCCTGCTCGACCGGTTCCGGCGACGGCCCGCCCGCCGCCTCCGGCACGGGCACCACGGCCACCGCCCCCGGCACGGCCACGACGCCGCCGCCGAGCCCGACGCCCACCCGGACCTACCCGCTCTCCACGGCCCCGCGGACGATCCCGGCCGTCGGCTCCCACCGGGCGGCCCGCGGCCCCGGCTGGAAGCCGGGACCGGACACCGGGGTCGTGGTCGCCGCGAAGGACGAGGCCGCCCTCGCCGACGAGGCCCGGCTGATCGCGGGCGAGCTGCGCGTCCCGTACCGCGGCACCGCCGCCGCCCGGCCCGGCGACGTCTCCCTCGCCCTCGGCGGCCAGGGCTCCGCCGAGTCGTACACCCTCGCCGTCCAGGGCGGCGGGGTCCGGATCACCGGCCCCGGCCAGGCCGGCGTCTTCTACGGGACCCGCACCCTCAAGCAGTCCGTCAGGTCCACCGGGGCGATACCCGAGGGCGTGGTCGAGGACGCCCCGGCCAAGCCCCAGCGCGGGCTGATGGTCGACATCGCCCGCAAGTACTTCGACGCGGCCTGGATCGAGGCCCGGGTCCGCGAGATGGCCGACCTCAAGCTCAACCAGCTCGGTCTGCACTTCTCCGACGACCAGGGCTTCCGCATCGCCTCCGACAGTCACCCCGAGGTGGTCTCCGCCCGGCACCTGAGCAAGGCCGAGGTCCGGCGGATCGTGGACCTGGCGGCGAGCCTGCACATCACCGTGGTCCCCGAGATCGACTCGCCCGGACACCTGGGCGCGGTCATCGCCGCCCACCCGGAACTCCAGCTCGTCAGCGCCACCGGCCGCACCCCGCGCGGCGCCGTCGACATCTCCAAGCCGGCCTCCGCGCGGATCGTCGACGAGCTGCTCCGCGAGTACACCGGCCTCTTCCCCGGCGCCTACTGGCACCTGGGCGGCGACGAGTACGTGGCCCTGATGGCGAGGAACCCCGAGGCGACCTACCCCCAGCTCGCCCGCGCGGCCACCGCGAGGTACGGCGCCTCGGGCCGGGTCCAGGACCTCGCCACCGGCTGGCTGAACGACCGCGCGGCGGTGGTCCGGCCGACCGGCAAGGCCCTGCGCGCCTGGAACGACGGCTTCTACCCGGGCGGGGTGGCCGTCGCGGCCCAGGACCTCCAGGTCGCCTACTGGACCGGCAAGGAGATCGGCGCCCGGCCGCCCGTCGCGTACCTGAGCGCGGGCCGCAAGGTGCTCAACTACAACGACGAGTACCTCTACTACGTGCTCGGCCAGCCCAACGACTTCGCGTACCCCACCGGCCGGCGCATCTACGAGCAGTGGACCCCCCTGGTTCTGCGCGGCACCACGCCCGTGCCCGCCCGCTACGACCCGCAGATCCTCGGCGGCAGCTTCGCGGTCTGGTGCGACCTGGCGGGCGCGCAGACGCAGGCGCAGGTGGCCGACGGCATCCGGATGCCGCTGACGGCGACGGCGCAGAAGCTGTGGGACGCCCGGAGACCGGCCCTGACCTGGGACCGCTTCAAGGCGCTCGCCGGACAGGTGCGCTGA
- a CDS encoding RNA polymerase sigma factor, producing the protein MLGDDAELTAAVLAAQNGDEDAFRTVYRAVQPRLLGYIRTLVGEADAEDVASESWLQIARDLDRFDGDADRFRGWAARIARNRALDHIRMRGRRPAVGGDETELTDKPADSDTAGEALEALATGRTMHLIAQLPQDQAEAVVLRVVVGLDAKSAADTLGKRPGAVRTAAHRGLKKLAELLGAAGATGPEDPEADPAAPLDGVPPQRGRRPGATAPGGVTQSRARTQKDM; encoded by the coding sequence GTGCTGGGGGACGACGCGGAGCTGACCGCCGCAGTGCTCGCCGCGCAGAACGGCGACGAGGACGCCTTCCGCACCGTCTACCGCGCGGTGCAGCCCCGGCTCCTCGGCTACATACGCACCCTGGTCGGCGAGGCCGACGCGGAGGACGTCGCCTCCGAGAGCTGGCTCCAGATAGCCCGCGACCTCGACCGCTTCGACGGCGACGCCGACCGCTTCCGCGGCTGGGCCGCCCGCATCGCCCGCAACCGCGCCCTCGACCACATCCGGATGCGCGGCCGCCGCCCCGCGGTCGGCGGCGACGAGACCGAACTGACCGACAAGCCCGCCGACTCCGACACCGCCGGCGAGGCACTGGAAGCCCTGGCCACCGGCCGCACCATGCACCTCATCGCCCAGCTTCCGCAGGACCAGGCCGAGGCCGTCGTCCTGCGGGTCGTCGTCGGCCTGGACGCCAAGAGCGCCGCCGACACCCTCGGCAAGCGCCCCGGCGCCGTCCGCACCGCCGCGCACCGCGGCCTCAAGAAACTCGCCGAACTCCTCGGCGCGGCCGGCGCCACGGGCCCCGAGGACCCCGAGGCCGACCCCGCCGCCCCGCTGGACGGCGTCCCTCCGCAGCGCGGCCGGCGCCCGGGGGCCACCGCCCCCGGCGGTGTGACGCAATCGCGCGCGCGGACGCAGAAGGACATGTGA
- a CDS encoding DUF4328 domain-containing protein, which translates to MLRNPNGLSYAVVSLLGATAAADVVSLIATSGVRSELTGPLADHPDPEGYAGTLASTVAWSAQGLLLLATAVLFIVWMFRLRGNADVWAPDLQRRAKGWMIAGWVVPIVAFWFPRGQIVDIWRASRPEPYGPDRGGEFVLVNCWWLFFLVSRITGEVGSRVFDRAMTVDELVAGTQWMLAADALDVLAAVLAILLVRRLTSMQHLKATGMIPAA; encoded by the coding sequence ATGCTCCGCAATCCCAACGGCCTGTCCTACGCCGTCGTGTCCCTGCTCGGCGCCACCGCGGCGGCCGACGTCGTCAGCCTGATCGCCACCTCCGGCGTCCGCTCCGAGCTCACCGGCCCGCTGGCGGACCACCCCGACCCGGAGGGGTACGCGGGCACCCTGGCCTCGACCGTGGCCTGGTCGGCGCAGGGCCTGCTGCTGCTCGCGACCGCGGTGCTCTTCATCGTCTGGATGTTCCGGCTGCGCGGCAACGCCGACGTCTGGGCGCCGGACCTCCAGCGCCGGGCGAAGGGCTGGATGATCGCGGGCTGGGTCGTCCCGATCGTCGCGTTCTGGTTCCCGCGCGGGCAGATCGTGGACATCTGGCGGGCGAGCCGCCCCGAGCCGTACGGGCCCGACCGCGGGGGCGAGTTCGTCCTGGTCAACTGCTGGTGGCTGTTCTTCCTCGTCTCCCGGATCACCGGCGAGGTCGGCAGCCGGGTCTTCGACCGTGCCATGACCGTGGACGAGCTCGTCGCCGGCACCCAGTGGATGCTCGCGGCCGACGCCCTCGACGTCCTCGCGGCCGTCCTGGCGATCCTGCTCGTCCGGCGTCTGACCTCTATGCAGCACCTGAAGGCGACTGGCATGATTCCGGCCGCGTAG
- a CDS encoding Clp protease N-terminal domain-containing protein, which translates to MTNPLGVSNPVRLDDLIDAIKKSHPDALDQLSGAVIAADHLGEVADHLIGHFVDQARRAGASWTDIGRSMGVTRQAAQKRFVPKGDKDGDAAALDPNAGFSRFTPRARNVVVAAQNEAAAARNDRTAPVHLALGLLAEPQGIAAVWITRQGVTLDALREALTPALPPAAEEVPALIPFDADAKKVLELTFREALRLGHTYVGTEHILLALMEFEDGKGPLAGLGLHKAVAERQIAEALASLQIQEPEPEA; encoded by the coding sequence ATGACGAATCCACTCGGCGTGAGCAACCCCGTGCGACTCGACGACCTGATCGACGCGATCAAGAAGTCCCACCCGGACGCCCTCGACCAGCTCTCCGGCGCGGTCATCGCGGCGGACCACCTCGGCGAGGTCGCCGACCACCTGATCGGCCACTTCGTGGACCAGGCCCGGCGCGCCGGCGCCTCCTGGACCGACATCGGCCGGAGCATGGGCGTCACCCGGCAGGCCGCCCAGAAGCGCTTCGTACCGAAGGGGGACAAGGACGGCGACGCGGCCGCCCTCGACCCGAACGCCGGCTTCAGCCGGTTCACCCCCCGGGCCCGGAACGTCGTGGTGGCCGCGCAGAACGAGGCCGCCGCCGCCCGCAACGACAGGACGGCCCCCGTCCACCTCGCGCTCGGCCTGCTCGCCGAGCCCCAGGGCATCGCCGCCGTCTGGATCACCCGCCAGGGCGTCACCCTCGACGCGCTCCGCGAGGCCCTCACCCCGGCGCTGCCGCCGGCGGCGGAGGAGGTGCCCGCGCTCATCCCCTTCGACGCGGACGCCAAGAAGGTCCTGGAGCTCACCTTCCGGGAAGCCCTGCGGCTGGGCCACACCTACGTCGGCACCGAGCACATCCTGCTGGCCCTCATGGAGTTCGAGGACGGCAAGGGCCCGCTCGCCGGCCTCGGCCTCCACAAGGCGGTGGCCGAGCGGCAGATCGCCGAGGCCCTCGCGTCGCTGCAGATCCAGGAGCCGGAGCCGGAGGCCTGA